One uncultured Carboxylicivirga sp. genomic window, TTCTTATATCCGTATCGAAAAAGCGATTTAAAAGAGCCAATAAACGAAACTGGGTCAAGAGAAGAATCAGAGAAGCATATCGACTAAACAAACATCAGGCACTGGCCGTTTTATCCGAAAAGAATATCAAATTGGCTGTTTCGTTTGTTTATTTGCCCAGCGAAGTACGCGACTATTCAAATATCGAAAAGAGCGTAAAAAAAGCATTGAAACAGATTGTTTCTAAAGTTGTACCCGATGAAAACCATTAAGTCTGCTCTTTCAGCACTCATAAAGCTTTTAAGCGATGGTATAGTAGCTTTACTTATCATACCTGTAAAACTATACCAATGGTTTCTATCACCCTGGCTGGGAGCTTCGTGTCGTTATACGCCAACCTGCTCTGCCTATACCATTGAAGCACTCAAAAAACATGGACCTATCAAAGGTCTTTGGCTTTCGATCAAACGAATCTTAAGTTGCAATCCCTGGGGTGGACACGGACACGATCCTGTACCTTAATTTCTTCAATTGTTAATGGGCAGGCATATTTTTATATCCACTAATTACACAAATTGGCGCTAATTTATTAAAAAATAAATCTCCTATCCTCCATCCTCTCCTCAAGGAAAAGAAGACATAACCACCTAATACATTACACTTCCCTATCCAAATTGGAGAGTGTTAGGGTGAGGTTTAGATGCGATCCTACTATTTTTATTACCTGACATGCAAACAGTTTAAAACAAAAAGATACTTTTAAGCGTATTAGCTATGTCGAATTAAAAATAACAACCATGAAAAATCTGATGTTACTGCTTATTGCAGTTACCATAACTTCGCTATCGTACGCTCAAAACAGCGATAAAATTATTGGAACCTGGTTAACTCAGGATGGAGATTCTAAAGTAACGATCACTAAAAACAGTGATGGAACATTTGAAGGATCAATCATCTGGTTAAAAGAACCTAAACGTGAAAATGGAAGTGAAAACTGGATGACCAGAATCCGGATGATAATTTAAAAACACGTCCGATAATGGGTTTAAAACTGTTGGAAGGTTTTACATACGATAATGATGATGAAGAATGGGTAGACGGTACTATTTATGATCCTAAAAGTGGAAGTACCTACAAATGTCTGATGTGGTTCGATGGTGATCCCAACACACTCATGGTTAAAGGTTATATTGGAGTTTCCATCATTGGCAAAAAAGTACAATGGAAAAGAGCTTAGTTAAATAGCACTGACAATATCTTCAAAAACTCCTGCCCTTCGGTGGGAGTTTTTTGTTGGGTAAAATCATATTGACATTTTTAAATTATTGAGCTTTGATAGTATACAATTCTCGTATTGTAGTCCCTGAAGGATGTATGTACTATAAATATCGAAAGGTGTTAGACCAGAATTTACAAATACCTCTCCTCTTATCCTCTCCTTAAGGAGAGGAAGAAAAACAGAAGACATACAATTGATAATTTTTGGATTTTTCCCTCTCTAAATTGGAGAGGGTGAGGTTGACGTTTTAATTTTTGGAAATCTCCTCTACAACCTCAATTATCCTGTTCAGCACTTTAGAAACTTGAAACAATACCTCTTCATTTTCAAATCTAATTACACGAATTCCAAGTCTTTCTAACTCAGCTGTTCGATTTATATCATATTGTTTTTGAAATTTATGAATCTCACCATCAACTTCTACTACCAACTTTTTTTCATGACAATAAAAATCAGCAATAAAACAATTTATAGGATGTTGCCGCCGGAACTTGAGTCCTTTTAATTTTCTGTCTCTAATTTCAGACCATAAGATCTTTTCAGCAGGTGTCATGTGAGATCGTAAATCTTTCGCGAACTGCCTCACTATATAACTGGCTCCATAAAACAGATTATCAAAATTCTCTTGTGACATTTATGATCTATTTAAACTTTAAAATAGGAAATTGACAGCTTAAATTCAAATACCTCTCTTCTAATCCTCTCCTTAAGGAGAGGAAGATCAACTGTAAAGCTATTCAAATGTTAGTATAAATAAGTTGATAGGTAAAGATTCCCTCTCCAAATTGGAGAGGGTTAGGGTGAGGTTTTTCTTCGTTTTAATTCCATTTCCTTGATATAGTCCCGAAGGGACGCCTGTAATAGCTCAGTACGTAAGTGCTGAGTTTATGATCAAAGAATACTGAGCCCTGAAAGGGAGACTGTATACTTTATAGAATTTATTCTTTCTTTACACACAACTGTACCCTGCGGTATTAAACAACTTTTCTTTTCAATTAATACACAACACAATAACCATCCACTTTTCAAATTCATTACCAAAATTCTTTTTCGCTTTATGATTTAGCCGTAATTTTAACTTTAAACCTCAATTATCAAAGCATGAATCTAAAAAGCATTAATCCGGCAACCGGAGATACAGTAAGAGAATACGATCAATTTTCGTGGGACGAATTAGATAACGCTATTGACAGTAATTACGAGGCATTTAAACATTGGAAAAAAGTTCCTATATCTCAACGGTCTGAACTATTATTAAAAGCAGCTCAGGTATTACGCGATAAAACTGAAGGTCTGGCTTTTAATATCACCGTAGAGATGGGTAAAAACATCAAGGAATCGCGCGCCGAAATAGAAAAATGTGCCTGGGTTTGCGAATACTATGCCAACAACGCAGCTTCTTTTCTCAATCGTGAAATTATCCCCACCGAGGCAAGCGAAAGTTTTGCTTCTTTTCAACCACTTGGACCAATATTGGCTATTATGCCGTGGAACTTTCCATTCTGGCAGGTTTTCAGATTTGCAGCTCCTGCCCTGATGGCCGGTAATACATGCCTCTTAAAACATGCATCCAACGTTCCGGGATGCGCCATGGCCATTGAAGATATATTTAAAGAGGCAGGTTATCCTGATCATGTTTTTCGATCATTACTTATCAGAAATGATAAGGTTGAACGCACCATTGCTGATAAAAGAATTAAAGCTGTAACATTAACAGGGAGTACACCTGCTGGTAAGGCAGTAGCCGCCACAGCTGGTAAACAACTAAAAAAATGCGTACTTGAATTAGGAGGTAGTGATCCTTATATAATTCTCGAAGATGCAGACCTGCGAAAAACTGCGGAAGCTTGTGTTGCAGGCCGAATTTTAAATGCTGGTCAGAGCTGCATTGGTGCCAAACGATTTATTGTGACTGAAGCAATTTATAATCCGTTTGTCGAAGCTTTTACCGACAGGATGAGAGCAGTAACCCTGGGCGACCCTTTTGATGAAAGCAAGCAAATGGGACCGATAGCCCGCCATAATCTGCGTGATGATTTGCATCGTCAGGTTGAAAACAGTGTGGCCAAAGGGGCTACCATCATGACTGGCGGTTATGTTCCAAACCGGGTGGGAGCCTTCTACCCTGCTACCGTATTAACTGATGTTGCTCCCGGAATGCCTGCCTATCACGAAGAGTTATTTGGTCCGGTTGCCTCAGTTATTAAAGCCAAAGATGAAGAAGAAGCCATCAGAATTGCGAACGATAGTGTATTTGGTTTGGGAGCAGCTGTTTTTACCCAGGATATCGAACGAGGTAAAAGAATCGCCGAATTTGAGATTGAAGCTGGTTGCTGTTTCGTAAACGATTTTGTTCGCTCCGATCCACGTATGCCATTTGGTGGAATAAAAGAAAGCGGATTCGGTCGTGAGTTATCTCATTACGGGATGAAAGAGTTTGTAAACATTAAAGGAGTTTGGATTAAATAAACACTTCGATAAAGTTTAATAATTGATAATAGGCAATTTGCAAATGTACTACCCCCGATAACTATCGGGGCTGCCTAGAATCTAACGAACTATTGTTAATTAAATGGAATATAAAAAAGCCTTGTACAAAGCCGCAGCTCTCTGCTCTCAGCAAGAAAGATGCGTTTCAGAAATAAGAAAAAAACTAATTAACTGGGAAGTATCAGATGAAGAGGCTGACAAAGCCATTCATTTTTTGATCGAAGAAAAATACATTAATGAACAACGCTTTGCTGAATTCTATGTGCGTGATAAATTTCGATTTAACGGTTGGGGTAAAATCAAGATAAAATATCAGCTAAAACAAAAAGAAATAGCCAATTCAGATATCGAAAATGCACTGGCTGAGATAAATTCATCCGACTATTTTTCAAAACTGGCAGAATTATTGCAAGGTAAACTGAAGCAAATCAAAAACAAGGATGTTTGGCAAACTAAAGCTGCACTGGCTCGTTTTGGTCAGTCACGTGGATTTGAGCCACACCTGATATTTCAATGTATTGATGAAATATTAAATGCCAACGACTAAGAATTCGTTTCTTAAAGGCATTTTAATTCTATAACTTAAACTGATTAACAATTAAAACCATAACTCTGATAAAGTCTGCATCATCTGATTTGAAAATACTATTTTTGAATCTTCATGATGTAATATCCTGATAACCTTAGACTAAAAAACATCTTATGAAAAAAACAGCTCTACTGTTACTGATAGCTCTTTTGTTCCTTCCAAATCTGATGGAAGCCAAGAAAAAACCTGACTGGGTTAAACAACGTCCGAACGATCCGACTTATTACATAGGAATTGCCATGATGCCTAAAGAAGGCAGCGAAGTAGAATATAAACAGGCGGCACGCAACAATGCCCTCAAACAAATGAGTAGTGAAATTAAAGTAACCGTTTCATCCAATTCGGTATTGAGTAAAATTGAAACCAGCTACCAGTTTGTTGAAAATTACGAAAGTAAAGTTGAAACTTCAGTACTCGAAACACTAGAAGGATATGAAGTAAACACCTGGGAAGACAAAAGTGAATTCTGGGTGATGATGAAACTTTCTAAACAGCGATATGCTCAAATTCAGGAGATGAAACTGGATAAGGCAAAAATGCTGGCTAGCACTTTTTTATCAGATGCAAAGAAAGCCATAGCTGTTAATGATGCCTTTTCTGCTCTTAATTATCTGGCCAAGGCAACTACAAGTCTGAAAGATCATCTGGAAAGTGACCTGACATACAAAACTGTTGACGGAACCTACAATGTGGGTACTGAAGTGTTCAGTACAATTCAGGATGTATTCCGTCGGATAGAACTGGTTCCGGTTCAATCATCTTATTCTATTCAGTTTTCAAAGCAGCTCGAAGTTCCAATTGGTATAAATGCGTTATTCCATTCTGATAACGGTGAAAAAGTTCCTTTAACTGGTTTACCACTGGTTTTTGAATTCACCAAAGGTGAAGGTTATCTGGCATCACAAGCTAAAACCAATCTTGATGGATATGCTGGGGTTTCTATAACGCGCCTTCTATCAAAACGCAAATCACAAGAGATTACAGCTACTTTTGATTTTAATAGTGTGATGGATAATGAAGATGAAGAAGTTCATAATTTGCTCGAAATATTTTTCCCACCAAAGCAATTGCCATCAACTTTTATTGCCATCGAAGTGCAAAAATCTAAAGCCTATCTGATAACCGAAGAATCGGTATTTGGAGAACTGGACGATCAGGGAGCTTTTTCAAACATGATTAAAACTCAACTCAACAACAACTTTTTCACTTTCACAACCAATATGGATGATGCTGATTTTGTGGTGAAAATTAATTCTAAGTTTGTAGCCGGTGAATCACGTAAAGGTCAGGGTTACGAAGTATTTTTGGTTTTTGCTGAGTTCAATATTTCAATCTTCGATACTCAATCGCAAACCGAAATATTTGCCGATCAGCTTTCGGGTATCAGAGGCATGCGACCCGGTAATTATGAGTATGCACTCAAAGATTCTCGTGTAAAACTTTTAGATCAGTTTGAAAAGAAAATAGAGCCTCGCCTTGAACAGGTGGATATGTAAAATATAGATTAATAGACTTTTAGACTTTAGTCTACAGATTTCATCAGGAAATTTAAGCAGGTGAATTAGTATTTATCACGCTGCTTTGGTGCGGTCGGGTAATCTCTCCTGCTTTTATCGTATGAGTTTTCCGAACTTAATACTGTTACTTTTCCCATTAATTATCCCTAATATTGTCATTAAAGCAATAATACAAGTAAACTATATTATAACTCTTAAATAATGCAAAAAAAAGCTTTAAAATGGCTTGTTTTATTCTTTCTTGTCACCCCAACTATTTGTTCTTTTTCGCAAGTAAAAAAGTATAAGTTGGATGCCAAAAGTTTTTATAACGAACTTATTTCAGTCAAAGATCCATTTATTATTGACACCCGACCCGGGTATAAATTCCAGGAAAACAGAATACAAAACGCTGTTTTGGCCGAGAGTCAGGATGAATTACTGAAACTAACTAAAATAATACCTAAAGACACTCCCATCTTTGTTTACTGTCAGATTGGTGACCGATCGAAACGAGCTGTTAAAGCTTTAAGAGGTAATGGTTTCACCAGAGTGTATGAATTGGAAGATGGTTTGGTGACCTGGATCGAAGCCGGACTACCTCTTGATACTATAAAATTGGAATAAACATTGAAAAAATAATTTTTATAACTGAACTTAGGGGTTGAATAATAGACAATCCCTTTTTTTATGAAAGTTACCAAAGATCAAATCAATTCATTTTTTAATTCTGAATCTATTGCAATTGCCGGTGTTAGTCGAAACGAAAAGAAATTTGGCAGAATGATATTCACTGAATTAAAGAAAAACGGGTATAACGTAATTCCTGTTAATCCTTCCTCTTCCGAAATAGATGGCCAAACATGTTATTCCGACATAACTAAATTACCTGATCATATCGAAAGCCTTTTAATAGCTACACCAAAGGATCAAACAGATGAGATACTACGCCAAGCCATTAACAAAGGCATTAAAAATATATGGGTTCAACAGTTTTCAAATACAGATGAAACCTTAAATATTGCGGAAGAATACGATAAGGAAATCATCCACAAGAAGTGTATATTTATGTTTGCCGAGCCTGTTGCCGGGGTACATAAATTTCATAAAACCATACTGAAAGTATTTGGTAGTTTACCCAAATAAATTGTTCAGAAATTACTCATTGTCCGAAGCAAACCATTCGGCATAACTATTGGCAGTCTCGTTTAATTTAAGGCTGTGTAATTGTATATTTTCAGGTAATCTTCGTTTTATCCTGTCAGCAAAATCAAACAACATATTCTCGCATGTTGGCTGATAATCCACCAACTCATGACGATCGCTCATCTGAGGTAAACTTAACAATTGAGCGGTGGGTGCATTTTTATTGATAACAATACAATGATCTAAACGATTAATGATTTCTTCATTTACAATGCGTTTTAAATCACCAAAATCCATTACCATTCCCAACTTCACATTGTCTTCATCAGCAATAGGTTCGCCTATAACGGTTACTGCCAAAATATATGAATGCCCATGAATGTTCTTACATAATCCATCGTAATTCCATAATGCATGAGCCATTTCAAACCTAAACTCTTTAGTCAATCTTATCTTTCCCATCGTTGTTCCATAAAAAAAGACTGATAAAATCAGCCTTCCATTGTTATTGATTGATCTTTATCAGCTAGCTATTGTACATTTACTTACACAATCAACAATATTTCGTAAACTATTGTGCTTTAAATAGTAAAATGTATTTTTTCCTTCTCTCTTACTCGACAAAACACCTTTATCTTTTAAGATTCCAAGATGATGAGAAGTAGTAGATTGTTCGATATTTAAAAGTTTATGTATTTCAGTCACTGTCAACATTTTTCCATCTTCAAGGTGACTAAGAATAGCAATTCGCATAGGATGTGCGATTGCTTTTAACATACCAGCTGCTTTGTCTAATAATTCTGCATCTAAATCTTTAATCTTCATTTTCCAGTGGTTTTCTCAATAATTCAGGTACAAATATATAACTATCTTATTATTTATCTGTTAAAACGGGTGCAAAAATATTTAAATATTTAGATAATATCAATATGTATTCTAATAATTCCAATTAATTAATAAATTTGCCTACTTTGTACTGTTAATCATTTGTTGTTGCAGATTTATTTAGAATCTATTCATGTCAGATACATCCATAATTAGGGAGCCCATTAAAGAGGAAATGAAAAAGTTCGAGCCCTATTTCAGGGAACAGCTTAAAACAAAAATTCCTCTGCTTGATATAATTACCAACTACCTGTTAAGGCGTAAAGGCAAACAAATGCGCCCTATGCTGGTGTTTCTATCAGCCAAATTAAACGGACAAATTTCAGAATCAACCTATGTTGCTGCTACTCTTATTGAGTTGTTACATACTGCCACGCTTATACACGATGATGTAGTTGATGAAACCTATCAGCGAAGAGGCATCTTTTCCATTAATGCTCTATGGAAATCTAAAATTGCGGTTTTGGTTGGGGATTTTTTCCTTTCAAAAGGATTAACCACTGCTTTAAATACCGATCAAATTGGTGTACTAAAGGTAGTTTCTGAAGCGGTAAAAGAAATGAGTGAAGGCGAATTACTACAGATTGAAAAGTCGAGAAAACTGGATATTACCGAAGACGTTTACTACGATATTATTCGTAAAAAAACAGCAACTCTTATAGCTGCATGTACCAGATCAGGAGCACTTTCAGTTGATTCATCTGAAACACAACTTAATGCTATGAAAGATTTTGGTGAGAATCTGGGTATTGCCTTTCAGATTAAAGATGATTTATTCGATTACGAGTCTAATGGATTGATTGGTAAACCTACCGGTAACGACATAAAAGAAAAGAAGTTAACCCTGCCTCTTATCTATTCGCTTCAAAAAACTGATTCAAAAACCCGCCGTCAAATTTTAACAAAAATCAGACGTCACCATAAGAAGGAAAGAAAAGTGCAGGAAATAGTTGCCTTTGTAAAAACCAGCGGTGGTTTGGAATATACAAAAGAACAAATGTACAAGTATGCTCAAAAGGCCATTGAAGCACTTTCTATCTATCCGGAAGATAGTACCAAGGAAGCAATGATAAAAATGGTTGATTTCACTATTAAAAGAAAAAAATAAAGCGGGATTAACCCGCTTTCATCTATCTGTTATTAGAAATATTTTACCTCTTCAACCTTACCGGTCTCCAATTTCTGAATTTCAGTAAGTAAATTATTAGCTAATCTGCTGGCACCAATACGGAATAGTTCATTATTAAGCCACTCCTCTCCCAATATATCTTTAACTAACTGATAATAAATCAATGCATCTTCGGGAGTTGATATACCTCCTGCCGGCTTAAATCCAATTTTTATACCGGTTTTTTGGTAATGATGCTTAATAGTATTAAGCATTACATAGGCAGCTTCATAAGTAGCGGCAGGTTGCTGCTTACCAGTTGATGTTTTAATAAAATCAGCTCCACTCTCAATGGATAACATGCTTGCCAGCCATATCTCTTCCATATCTTTCAGTGTACCTGATTCAAGAATAACTTTCAAATGAGCATCTTTCATTACGCTTTTTATCTGAAAAATTTCCTCACCGGCAAATTCATAGTTACCTTCCTGAAACTCACCAACAGATAATACAATATCAATTTCGTTGGCTCCAAAATCTACAGCTCTCTCCGTTTCAAACTTCTTAACATCTGTAAAAGTTTGAGATGAAGGAAACCCGGCCGATACCACAGCAATCTTTACTCCTTTGGCTTTTAAAGCAGACTTCAAAACAGGAGCAAACACAGGATAAACGCACATGGCTGCCACTTGTGGAACATAGTCGAAATGATTGTGCAAATCATTCACTTTATCTACAAAGTCCCTTATACTATCAGCAGAATCTTCAGTATATAATGAAGTTAAATCAATACAATTAAATAATAACTTCAGAACATCTTTATTATCTAGTTCTTTCTTAGAACTATCAATTGCTTTAGCAATAACTTCTTTCATTTCTTGTTCCTTAAGTGGACAAGGGTATTTATCAGCAAAATCCTGAATCATTTCCATTGTTTTAGTATAATTTTTCGTTGTTTTTATGTCTGTCTTTATCACGTGAAGTTTTCTTCTCCAGATTTTTAGCAAAAGCTTCTGTTAAATTTACACCTGTTTGATTAGCCAGGCAAATCAGTACCCATAAAACATCGGCCATCTCATCGGCTAATTCCAGTTTTTCTTCATTTTTCTTAAAAGATTGATCTCCGTATTTACGAGCCATAACCCTGGCAAGTTCACCAACTTCTTCAGTCAAAATAGCCATATTGGTTAGTTCACTAAAATATCTGACTCCGTATTCTTTAATCCAATTATCTACTTGTTTCTGAGCTTCTGCTATATTCATCTATTCTTTTCTTTTACTGTCAATAATAATAGTAACAGGTCCGTCATTAATCAGTTCTACTTTCATATCAGCACCAAATTCACCTGTTCCTGGTTCTATTCTACTAAGTTCATGCAGCTTACTGACAAATCTTTCATATAACGGTATTGAAATTTCTGGAGGTGCAGCACCTATATATGACGGCCGGTTTCCCTTTTTTGTTTTGGCATGCAGTGTAAACTGACTAATGATTAGTAATTCTCCCTTAACATCCATCACAGATCTGTTCATCACACCTTCGTCATCTGGAAATATACGCAATTGAGCTATTTTGCCTGCTAACCATTTGATATCTTCATCATTATCTTCACTTTCTACTCCAACCAATATCAATAAACCTTTGTTTATAGCTGATTTTACCTTTTCATTGATAGTAACAGACGCTTTACTAACTCTTTGAATAACTACACGCATAAAATATTCTTAATATCCGATCGAAAATTAATACTTATATTTGAATCATAATAATGAAAACAAATCTGTCTTATTTATATTTAACCTAATAAAATGAAATTAAATATTTTAGCCTCATTTTTACTCTTCTTTAATGTCGTAATTTTTGCACAAATACCGACCGGTTATTACAATAACGCTGATGGCAAATCAGGCTATGAACTAAAAACCGCTTTATATAATATCATTAAAGGTCATACCCAACAAAGTTACACGAGTTTATGGACGCATTTTAAAACTACTGATAAAAAATCTGATGGTACCGTTTGGGATATGTATTCCGATATTCCGGGGGGTACTCCAGCATATGTCTACATTTTTGCAGAAGATCAATGCGGTAATTACTCAGGTGAAAGTAGTTGTTACAATCGCGAACACAGTTGGCCTAAAAGCTGGTTTGGCGATGGATATCCGATGTATACAGATCTTTTTCACCTTTATCCAACGGACGGCTATGTTAATGGTAAACGAGGGAATTATCCTTTTGGTGAAGTGAATTCAGCAACCTGGACTTCAACCAATGGTAGCAAACTTGGAAATAACAGTACTGAAGGTTATTCATCAGTGGTATTTGAACCAATAGATGAATACAAAGGTGATTTTGCAAGAAGCTATTTTTATATGGCCACCCGCTATGAAAATATAATTAGTTCATGGCAGACAAATACAGGAGCATCAGAAATACTTGATGGATCTAATGAAAAAGTATTTAAAGATTGGCAGTTAAAACTGTTATTTAAATGGCATAACGACGATCCGGTAAGTGATAAAGAAATCAACAGAAACAATGATGTTTATGGTATTCAGAATAACAGAAATCCATTTATTGATCACCCAGAATACGTTGCTTTAATATGGACAACAGAAACATCTGTAAAGAATAATTCATTTGAAGATTTTAATTTATATCCTAATCCTTCCAATGGAACAATTACGATAACAGGTAACTTCAATGATTCCGAAAATATCCTATGTTTCTACAATAATCTTGGACAATTAGTTTATCGTATAAATAAAGCCAATTTTACACAATCTCAAGTTAACATTAGTCATTTATCGAAAGGAGTATATTATTTGAAAATTGAGGCTAAAAACAAACAATTCGCTACCAAAAAAGTTATTCTTCATTAAACAGACAAAATGAGAGGAATACT contains:
- a CDS encoding endonuclease; the protein is MKLNILASFLLFFNVVIFAQIPTGYYNNADGKSGYELKTALYNIIKGHTQQSYTSLWTHFKTTDKKSDGTVWDMYSDIPGGTPAYVYIFAEDQCGNYSGESSCYNREHSWPKSWFGDGYPMYTDLFHLYPTDGYVNGKRGNYPFGEVNSATWTSTNGSKLGNNSTEGYSSVVFEPIDEYKGDFARSYFYMATRYENIISSWQTNTGASEILDGSNEKVFKDWQLKLLFKWHNDDPVSDKEINRNNDVYGIQNNRNPFIDHPEYVALIWTTETSVKNNSFEDFNLYPNPSNGTITITGNFNDSENILCFYNNLGQLVYRINKANFTQSQVNISHLSKGVYYLKIEAKNKQFATKKVILH